From the genome of Ziziphus jujuba cultivar Dongzao chromosome 4, ASM3175591v1:
TGCATCGAAGTTGTTCTCCAAAAGAATGTTTGATGACTTTATATCCCTATGTATAATGCGAGGATGGCCtgacaaacaaattaaaataagatattAAGAGAGAGCAAGAGTGACACAACATGTTTATAAACAGATAAAATCAATGCCTGAAGAATATACGTgagattaaaaatattatatcagtAATGAAATTAACTtctctatttataattattcaagAAACAGTCATGATTCAAGTTTCTGACCGTAACTTCAGCAAGAAAGTGGCTAATCTAAGTagaatttaatttgtaaaagaTGTCAGAAgaatataagaagaaaattacAATCTTCATGTAAGTAAGCTATTCCACGAGCTGCACCAGCAGCAACCTTGACTCTGGTTGCCCAATCCATTACAGGTCTTCCTTCGcctacaaaatttttcaaataatatgaaAAGTTAGGCATGATTGACTGAAAGCATAGAAAACTCAGCACCTTAAGGAGCATCAACAAGTTTATTGACAAATAACTTACTGTAAGATATATACCTCTTAATAGATTGCTAGTCTTAAATTGATCAAGGTTGGTCATTTTGGATTAAACAGGCATAAGGATAATATGAGAACTACTTTGATTCCCAATTACCATTTTCATGTCATATGCATAAAGTAGAAGAATGGCAGTCAAACTCATGAATTCATGAATTTTCAGCCTCTTAAGCTAAGAAGTATGGCTCACCATGAAGATGGTAATGAAGGGTATTGTTTGGAACATAGTCATAAACGAGCAGCCTTTGATGCTCAGATATACAATAACCCACGAGGGAAACCAAATGGCGATGGTGTACCCTGCTAATAATTTCAACTTCTGCTCTGAACTCACGTTCTCCCTGTCCACCACCAATTTTTAGCTGTTTAACAGCAACTTCTCTTCCATCTGCAAGAATACCTTTATATACACAACCAAATCCACCTTCACCCAAAAGATTCAATGTTGAGAACCCATCTGTAGCCTGGAGTAGATCTTCATATGTGAACCATGCCTTTGAATTGTTTACACCTCCTGGCTCAGATGGAGAATACATAAAATCGCTACCAGATCCACTTGCTACACGGGGAGCTGGAGAATGCGGCCTCAGAAATAATGACTCTGGTGAGAATACAAATTGTTAGTATAGTTTTAAAGGCCTAATCAGGACAGTAGCTGCAACTGCTAGCTCACTTAACAAGCCTCAATCAAATTGTTTAATGCAACATTCCAAGTCATTCAAtaagtataaaaattaatattttatatcttgAACATAGCATAGTCAAAGTAACACCAATTTCCAATACACATAAAAGCAGGGcgtattgaaaaataaacatgGCAATTGAAACATACTGTAGGCCAAAGATTACCATATCCCCAATTCCACGAAAAGTATTCTTCATCTTCTGACCACAATCCCCTCACAgagaatataatttaatatgcaAATCTAGAATCTCTAAAACCACAAGTCCAATTTAAACAGAAAGAATTCTTTCAAGTTCACGACTCTGTAATTTATGTATCTCAATAGGATTTCTTTAACATTATAAAATTACCTCATAAAGTTGAGTATGTTCGATGCATTACCTGAATTTTGGGAGGATGCAAATGGAGAGGGCATGCCAAAGCCATTagctttatttctctttttcttctgtttCTGTACAAACCACACAGCCATCAGAAGAAGACTGAGCACTACAAACCCAACTGCAATACCAATTGCAACAGCTCCTCCAGTGTTTAATCCTCCAGAACCTTTAGATGAAGAATTTGCTGTCATATTGGTATTGGTAGTTGATTTAGCAGTAGGCTTCTGTGTTGGGATGGTTGGGAAGGGTGAAGGAATGGGATTTGAAGAATTACCAGGTGGAGCAGGGGGCGATGAAAGAGGAGGTGGTAAAGAGGATGAGGGGTCTGAAGGAGGAGGTGATGGCAATGTGGATCCTGGGGGAACAGTATCAGCTGGGGGAGGAGCGGATTGAGAAACAGTTGGAGGAGGTGGAAGAACAGGAGCAGGAGGAGACTTATCCGGCGCCACAATTTTTGGTGGAGGAGGAGAATTTGAAGAAGGAGGTGTTGGAACTTTGGCTGGAGGAGGTGGGGAAGGTGAAACAGTTTCAGGAGGAGGTGGGGTTACTGCTGGAGGTGTTGGAGAGGCTTTGGGAGTAGGAGAATCTCTTGATGGAGGAGGTGGGGACAAATCCGGAGTGGGTGGAGTAGCCGCAGCTGGAGCTGGAGGAGGACTGGCAGGAGGCGATGGCGGTGGGGCTGCATCAGGAGGcgctggtggtggtggtgacgAAGTAGGAGGAGATGGGGGAGGTGCAGAAGCAGGAGTTGATGGGGGTGGTGCTGATGCAGGTGGTGATGGTGGCGGAGATGCAGGAGGAGATGGCGGTGGCGAAGTTGGTGGCTCCGATGATTGCGGCGGGGATGGAGGGGGAGAGGCAGGCAATGTTGGAGGAGAAGGAGACTGTGGCGGTGGGGTTGAAGCAACTGGGGGATCAGAAGTTTGAGTGGGCTGAGAAGTTGAAGGAGGGGGTGAAGTGCTTGAAGGATTtgatggaggaggaggagaagaagaaggtggGGATGGAGGTGAGGATGCAGTGGAAGTTGGTGGAACTGCAGAAGGGGAAGAGTTTGGAGAAGGTGATGTTGAAGCCATCTCCCTTGGTAGTCTTCCAGCTGAAACTAAATGTGCTACTATACTTCCATTGTCAAATTTCCCGAATCACCGACGAGCAAATTTCCAATTATCACGGAAAAGTGAAAACCATGCAACAGTTCATAATTCCACCCCCAATACGCAATTCCGTAATTGTTTCGTGGACCCAAATCAAAATGCAAATGTTCAAATTCCCTATGAATTGACGGCTAGTGTCTATTGGCTACTTTATTAGTCCTATCCAAACACTTTACAAGTCTTCAAACGAACCCAAGTTCAAGGCAAATTGAATAAAACCAAGTTCAGAAGACACTTCTGGGAGCAAGATTTCACCAAAAAGATCAAAACTTAAACCAGATCTACCAAGCCAAAATGTGCAAAACTATCACCTAGATCACCCCAAATCGACAATCAAAGCCTCAAACTAAAAATGTACAAATGTGGCAGACCCAGATCACCAAAATGtgcaaaaaaaagataatacccagatgctaaaaactcaaagataaaTTGTTATTATCTAACCGGGTCTCGGAGGCTTCTTGGCAGGCAGACTGCGTCGTACTACAACACGTCGGAGTTCCAGAGTGTTTCCCGAGAAAGCTTCTTCGCAGAAAATGGTTAAAGGGGGTACCCACCACCACAATATGTGCAAAGGGAACGTGGGGGCGACTTCAGAATAGACTCGCTCACTCTCCCCACATGCACAGGCCACGGAAAAACCAAAAAGCAGGAAAAAGATTGCAAAATTTACTCACAAAGCATGGTCAATCATTTTGGTTTAAGTGAAACCATTTTAGCTTAGCTGTTTTTTTCTACTcaaaaaccttttctttttctttttcaatgacccacaaaaagaaaattataaaaaaaagacaGGCAAATATCAGGTAATTACTTTTTACATTATCACCGTTTCCTCACATCTAATGGAATTCGTATGCATTTAGGAAACGACAATTaagggaaaaaacaaaatataggaAATGATAAACAGAGAAATAAAACGGGCTAGCTGGTGATTAACAGtaaccacaaaaaataaataaataaataaatactttatattatatgaaaGGGAAATTAGAGTCAAAGAATGCCGCGTTGGAGAACGATTTCCCAAGAGTCAGCGCTCAAAATTatgaaagagaagagaataataaaataataaacgattttattgaaattttgtgAATTATAATAATGAAGAAGATCTTATATTCTCACTGTCACACACATTCACCAGCTGCCTATTTGGTTTGAATGTGCGTGTATTGAATGAGCAGCAATAATttattctataaatttttttaaaaaaaacaataaataattgttgcaattattatatattctatGGTGATCATGGGGTGCTTGTCTTTTTggtgttctttctttttcttgttcaacacagtctatatatatatatatatatattatttgtactatttattataattttataattggaaaaaaacCATCACAGACTCTTGGATGCAAAGGCTTGGAGGTTGGTTGAACTAATgatggaagaaggagaagaagatggTGTTCTCCTAGCGACAAGCTAACGGAAATGTTGTTGCTTTATTTCTCCTCTTACTTTTTTCATTGTACAACTAGATCCAACTTCCTTTtatgatataaaattttctcttttatagtttctttttcacttaaattttttttttttttttaaatctataagCTTTgggccaaaagaaaaaaataataataaagaaaactatAACCTTCAATATTAAACATGATTTTTAgttaaataatgaaatttaaacATGCCCTTTTGCAATGAATCCTCAcgtacataaaaaaatatatgtttatgtttttcatGGATGTTTGgcaagtcaaaaaaaaaaaaaaaagctataatatatatgcaacaacaataaaaaataaaataaaatacagtacATGTAAATGGACATGATAAGGGAAAGTAATAaatccaccaaaaaaaacaagGGAAAGTAATAAAATTTGGAACGCAGAAAGACTCGTTTGTGAATAAGGGCTTggcattcacccaaaaaaaaaaataaaaaagaataaggcACTTGCCAATTACCAGAAAGTacgttttgtttttatattttggccAAGGCAATGTGCACAgagattataaaattttttgaaggTATAAAATGGTTCTCTTGAAGACGCTTATCTCATTCTTGGAGAAAATTTCCAGTACTTAACCATCTCTAATACAGGAATTCACTTTTATATTAGAGGGGAGAACATGCTTTGAAAgtattgtaatttttgtttttaataccATTAGAGCATcttgaataataaatttggattaTTGTTTATAGGGTATTTGAAAgtgtttttcaaaataaaataaatactacAAAGATAGAAAAAACACTCTGTTACATATTTGGTAAAATATTAAGAAGtgcttattaaatataaaataataataataataataataataagtattttagatgtttctaagaaaaataacaaatttaatatttctctaaataaattctttcaaattcaaaaaattcaaaattaatgcattaattaaaattttaaaaataccaaatatagatttaaaagtgctttttattttgtattaaagtttaataaatcggtatcaatggaaatattaaaaattcaaaatataaaaatttctatgaaaatattgattatcgataaaaatttataaaaaatgataaaaatttattttaaaaaataaaaaattttattgaaattttagaattagcttatttaatatatcaattctcaaattgattataaaacttactaaaatattaaataaatgttctatttttccttagtcaattgatttataataagtattaattatcatagataaattattaataataaaaatatgtcaaaaatacatatttgataaaattggaTGGTTGAAAATTATCGGTGTCttccttattttgattttgagatatgAAATATGATAAGTGattatgaaaagatgtatctccctgataattttacatataattataaatatgtcaaccatatggatcttgcattattggttgactatatgCATAACtactatttttttaaggttgagtttgagatggtatccataagttgctacttgatgatatttcataaatatccattaaaaaaaagattatgaaaatgacttcaaaCCCTCATTAActcaaaattcatagaaatcgaatatttttcttattatgacatttccattatagatttctttttatgtatatattctttTCTAACAACACCAATTCCTTGACCAGCATCTCTACTTCCATAATTTTCATCTTATGTTGCATGTATGTAATATTGTTCATCAGTAAATAGGATTGATCCAACTTCTCAACTTGATAATTCCTTTTAGTCACTACCTTTTATAActtctaatttaaataatttattaaagttattttcATTACCACTTAAGTTAGACTGACTACTAAGAGTCTTAAATTGTAAATGTGTACCACCTGATGGAGctgaagcactagtagttctagttAGCTTTCTCGTAAGTCTCTAAAATTAATCACCACTaccaaattttcttcttcaaaaatatttttaaaaaataaaattaaaacttatgaattgtcacaaatattttttatttttcaaacaaatattattatttcacatatatatgtttcatcatctatttacctatatttgtaaaaaatatattctcaGCAATAAGATTTGCCAAgtgaaaaaatataatctacaatttttgtatttttgctttatcaatattcaataaataaaacttattaatattatttaattcaattcattctattttacttgtattattaaatgtttaagggtaaaaaaaactatcaataaagttaatttgataaaaaaatttactaaatatcaataatatttatgaattttttaaaaaaaaaatcaaaaaatttaaaaaattccatGGATATTTTCGACATTTTGgtgaaaatttcatgaaaattttggaaattttcatgaaaattatagattttttaaccaaattattaagaaattaatatggatattttgatgaaaattttcatagaaattataaaaaaatttcgacggatattatgaaaattttactcGTTTTCATTTGGAGCTTAATGTCACGTCCCGCGAAAAAGGAGCagaacccttgaggtttaaccggaagactctacactctccatgaagatacaAGAGGAacccggaagattctagaagattcaagagcaacctagacttatgtagattggaatctctctagaatactccatgtaaatatcttgtacataatcctagaataatctagaaccataACTAGATATGTGACAtatgtacatatctagaactttcctacatgccaagccctctatataaaggggttggaccttcatttgtaacacatccaaGAATATCCAAGAACATCCAAGCATATCCAAGCACATCaagaattctagcaatacaagtattctccacattctctcaaactatcctacttcctactctctcactcttagcttccgcattttcatagcttgtgagcaaggcttacttagcaagggaggtgctaagtgccgcacgggagtgttggaaaagctaGGCCCGTGACATTAAGCTTCGTTTCCACTCCATAGAAAAATGGATATATCGAAGAAATATCGAagatatttttgattttttaaacatttttttgtataaagaaatattttatcacgtattttataaaacaattatttacaaaaaatgttATACAATGGAGTGCTATAGAAAATAAGtgtttgtaaaaaaatatacttcCAAATATACCCTATATGCTATAAAATTTGACAATATTTaagtttaaataatataaatgtacaatcaattttaaaattatttttcaataataatgtataaaaaattatttattattaatagttaattatacatatatttttatttttaaaaaaattgactttttaaggAAAATTGCTTTTAAGTAAACTTTATAATGTTTTATAAAGCCTTAAGAAGTAGACATTACCTTGACCATGCTTAGTTCATATCAACTTGACATTCATTTTAGATATTGTcactagaaaataatttttttaaaatattgtttatatttgtggcatgtttattttcataatttacatttttattggaAATGCTTTAATATTTCCAATAGTAAATATAGATTGTCTTATGTGTGACATAGAAATTAACAACTAATACTTAGGTGGTACCGATAAAcagtcaaattaaaaattattctcCAATATTATTGTGCAATAAAGGTattaatgattattaattaattatatatgatttattttttcttttttttataaaaaaataactttctcATGAAAAATTgggtttttataaaaaataaagaatgttaaaaataattttttaataaaaattttaatttttataacattTAACTTGATAATGTCTAAGTAGTTTGActttcaatataaatattatttttattattattattattagaaagcaattttaaaattttttgaatatattagtTATGTACCATATTTATTCTCAGAATTCGCATCTATATTTGTTTCCATATAAACTAATTTAATTAAACTACAATTTTTGACAAATCAAGTAAATAGAACaatattttacccaaaaaaaaaaagtaaattctaacaatataaatatttaagccatcgaaatatatacacatatatgtatttgaACGAAAAGAGAATTAGATAAAACTTATTATAGTTAAGTCATCTTCTTTTCAGAATAAACTTACACTATATAATACTTGGaagaaaaggccaaaaaaaaggaaaaaaaaaaaaaaaactatatagtaCAAACAAGAACCACATTCTCTTTTGGCATGCAATAGTCATGTAAAGCATTTGCATATATATCTAGGCATcactatttctttcttttttttttttttttttgggtgaaggaAGTGCTTTTAGACTTTTAGTACGCAATAGTCATGTAAAGAATTTGCATATATCTAGGCATCACATAAACTAAAGTTGCTTTACCTTCCTCACATGTCAATTATCAAAAAATGCTCATGATGACAACGTTTGTATATTCAACATATCACTTCAACGTACTATGACATTTCTTACATTTtacaaccaaaaacaaaataaataaataaaaaagaagaagaaaaagaagttatGTCACATCTGTTAGGAATACCTTATTATTagcttcttttattattattatttttcaactaaaagaatatatattttgtttttttttgtttttttttttttggcaacaaATATGCTTATTTGTtgtctgtattttttttatgtgtaaaattaaaacatatgtgaatataaaatttcagtataaataaaaagaggaaatatattatttgtatgttatttttaattaaaaaatgattttgtaatttacatttttttttttcaatgaagaGCAATGCACAGCAACTACACGAACAAAATTTGTCCTTGATTtccgttcaaaaaaaaaaaaaaacaaaaaaaaaaacttgtcgGTGAGTTTacctaaagattaaaaaatatgatattccAAATTCAGCCCCGACATTCTTTAAAATGACCGGTCATAATTAAACCATTGTTTATACACGGCCCGCGTTTAAGAAAAGGACAATTGGGCCCACCAACCCAAtttatcctctttttttttttttttggacgttATTTTATcgtttctttttcactttattttcctttttggacGTTAATTTATAGTCACGCAAACCACTGCGCTTCTCCGTCGAGTGCAGGTACGCGCTtctttcttcttcgtcttcctcTTCTGCGTCCGTAACAGCAAAGCCCTAACCAATCAAAATCCTCATTTCTGTAAGATTTATCTTTGCTTTGTGTTGCAAACCCtgctttatttttcttccaatttGATTTTCAGACCGTTTGTTTGCCGAGAAAATGTCGATTAGAATATTGGTAGGCAGGACTTAGTCAAATCCGACAACACTACTAGCACAAATtgttctctctttttatttttattttcaaagcaaTCTCTTTCCTTTAATTGACTATAGTATATGATAAAAGAGATTTGGGTCTTTATGCGGACTGTGAACCAATGAACCATGAaattacccattttttttttttttttttttggggaagtaATCAAATGTGATTTACTGTGTGAATGTCAAGGCTCTTTATATTAGTGCGTTGGACAGTGTTATCTATCAAGATGAAGTTCTGGGCTTGTTGGGTTTGGTTTTCTTTGATTGCTTGCCCTGCTTTGATGCAGTCTTTGTTGCCCATATTTCATTTCAAATGTATAGCAGTCTGTGTATAACAGTATAAAATGTGGCTTAGGAGTTAATAATTGAATGGTAGTTTGACTTTAATGTAGTAGATTATGGAGGCATAGTAGCATGTATTAAAGGGTTACTTTTGCCTCTTAGCAACTGAAATGTGCCGGTACCGGGCGTGGGAGGATGACTTGCCGGAGAGTGACGTTCATCAACGGAACTTTGAGGAACGCAGGTATGGGACAAATACAATTTTGGACCAACTTGAAGAGTGCATGAATGAAATGAGAGCAATCATCGAAAGCATGAAAGAAATTAATGCTCGTTTGAAAAAGATAAACTATTACCTGTGTGCATTTTTGTGTGTTATATGTGTGGCTGAAGTTCTCAAATATCTAAAAGGAAGGAATTAGCTTTGGCATTTTTAGAAATGTTACCTTACAACTAATGGATTGGCAGTCGTGTTTCAGTGGGTTTCTGCAATTTGGAACATGTTATTGGGTGAATGTTTAACATATAGGAATTGACTCCCTTTTTTGTGTACTTATCCTCCTTGTGAATTGTGATCAAATATAGTAATGTATATCATGTAAAGGGCTTGTTTTAGACGATGTGATAGGTAGTTCTTGTTGCATTGCAGTCAGTTCTGTGGAAAGCTTGGAAAAAAGATGATATAAGTTATAACTATAATGAATATCAATAAACAGCTAAGATATTGCTAATCGATAATTAAAATCAAAGATATTGCAAATTTGGAATATGCTTATTCTGGCCATGAGCACCATGCCTAATAAAAACGATAAACTATGATTTGAACTGGCTTTGACTTGGTGTTCTCCATCGTGTGTgtgatgaattttataatattttcaatatggTTGGAAGCTGTGACTTGGTGCTCGTTATCCTATTGAAGATATCGGATATTTTTAGAAACATAGTTTTCCATTTATAAGAGGATACAATTCTAACTGATGTgttaaggaaatatatatatatatatatatatatatatatatatatatatatatttaataatggaAGACATACACCAAGTACTTGCTGTCCATATTTAGCAATGATGCCTAACCCTAACGGACGGCAACAAAAAAGTTCAAAGTTCGAATTTGCATGGACGGAGAATAAAGTTGGTAATGCCTAAATCtctgtatttgttttttctcaACATATTTTACCATAGAATCATCTAAGTAACAGAATTGTGTTCTTTCTTCTTATAGAACACAAGTATTCTACATTCATACATGCACAAATAGaaatttgtataaaaaataaaagatactaGTAGCATTGAGAGAAGCTTAGTTACATGGACTGAAGATGGGTATGCGTATATAAGGAAGGGGCTTCTAAATGCAAATGAGCATAATCAATACCGAGATCCCACTTAAGTATTGAATGCCCATATTGTACTCTGGAAATGAAAATTATTCTAGCCAGTGACTCAGGCTATGTTAAACCGGTaagttattttgtttattatctCCTTTCACCCCAGTTATACTGTGAATCCACCATAGAATATTAGAGCGCGAATTCCCATCATCAAAAGCATTCAAGGACATAATCTTCTTCAACGCACTTTCTTTGTCATAAATCCCTTCCAAAGCATAGACGAAGCCTTTCCATTCTTCTGTAACTCCATTCCTTTGCAAAGCTGGTAATGTCCATTTCACAAGCTCCTTCACATAACCAACATCGGAGAACAAGACTTCAGTGATAGGCAACAGAGGAAGCACTTGAATTCCAAGTCTACACTCTCTTGACTCCGGAGGTGAAAACCAAAGACTACTATCCCTTTTTGTTGACCAAAGAACACCAACCACTCTATTTTCCTTAGTAAACTCGTTCCCATACAGTTTACCTCCTTCCCTTGCATGCCACCAGGTTTGAGCTGCTTGAATCTCCAATGCTGCAAGAATTGATCCAGTGGCTATAAGTTTGGTGTCTCCATAGGCTAAACCCATCAAAGCTGCTGAGTAATAAGCATTCACTGCCTCGCTCGTGCTTTCCTGGTTCCTCCCAtctgcaaattcattaagcccTGAAGCCCATGAATGCAATTTATAGAGGTCAAAGCATCTCAGGCGTGGATATTTTGGATTCGACTGTCTTCCCAAGTTCATAAAATCTGCCATGATTGAATATGCTTGAGGCCTGTACTTCCTTCCCCATGCTGGGTCAATTTTGGCAAGCACTGCAATCCCATAAACAAAGTAGCCAAGATGAAAATGGTGATCGTTATATACTCCAAACCCAAAATCTGCTGCAATGTCCCCTGCTCCTTGTTTAGTTACAATTCCTCCCCATTTACCATCATATAGAAATCCATTCCCTTCGAAAGTTCCTTCCAACCATGGCTCAATCAAAGCCTTCAAGAACTTTTTGATTGTAGGAATCACCTTAAGAAAAGAGACTTCCTCGGCGATTAACGCGAACCTTGCCGCTCTGCTGATTAACTTGCCATAGAAATATGAATTACTTGTTGCTATAGATGACACGTTTAGAGCCGCAACATCTTTACGTAGTGCAGAAATGATTTCagcttttgatttctttttgatGCCTCCGATGGAGTGCCAAGTTACTGAAATAGGATCAGATTTCAGTACCCATGAATTGCCAACAATTCCAACAAGATTACCATCTATGCTTTTATATTTGAAGTCCTTCAAAACAGTTACATCACAATCATCTTTAGAAAGAAGTCGACGATGGAGAGGATGGGCTAGCATAAGCAAATCACCCTGACCTTTTTTCTTCCACTTGTATTCCAAAGTAAATGGATTTGTGAATGCAGCAACTCCACTAACAGGGTAACAAGAGCTAAACTGATCAAGGACTGCCTCGTTCTGTGGATTCGAATCTGGCAGCATGGCAATCCGAATTATACCAGAAAAGTTATCAGAAGCTACGGAAGATTCACTGTGAGCCATATTGATTGGTGAGGATGTGTAGATAAGCCATGTCTGTTTGTTGTCAAGCTTGATGGTATACTTGGTCCGTGAATCATTTGAAGTAAATGAGAGGATTTTATGGATGGTTGAGATGGAAACTGCAGTGCCACCAGTGACGGAACAAGTAAGAAAAGGGCTGCCTCGAACAAGAAAGAATCGAAGATTTGAAGAGGGAAGGTCCAAGGTG
Proteins encoded in this window:
- the LOC107416499 gene encoding glucan endo-1,3-beta-D-glucosidase 1; translation: MTPALAATPFLFPQAPSTVLPDPSLFFSPRLQKNPLPTNSFFQNYVLNEGDQPEYIHPYLIKSSNSSLSISFPSFLFNASLIYQLFSADLTISASEKNNPDSHKSHIISSFNDLSVTLDLPSSNLRFFLVRGSPFLTCSVTGGTAVSISTIHKILSFTSNDSRTKYTIKLDNKQTWLIYTSSPINMAHSESSVASDNFSGIIRIAMLPDSNPQNEAVLDQFSSCYPVSGVAAFTNPFTLEYKWKKKGQGDLLMLAHPLHRRLLSKDDCDVTVLKDFKYKSIDGNLVGIVGNSWVLKSDPISVTWHSIGGIKKKSKAEIISALRKDVAALNVSSIATSNSYFYGKLISRAARFALIAEEVSFLKVIPTIKKFLKALIEPWLEGTFEGNGFLYDGKWGGIVTKQGAGDIAADFGFGVYNDHHFHLGYFVYGIAVLAKIDPAWGRKYRPQAYSIMADFMNLGRQSNPKYPRLRCFDLYKLHSWASGLNEFADGRNQESTSEAVNAYYSAALMGLAYGDTKLIATGSILAALEIQAAQTWWHAREGGKLYGNEFTKENRVVGVLWSTKRDSSLWFSPPESRECRLGIQVLPLLPITEVLFSDVGYVKELVKWTLPALQRNGVTEEWKGFVYALEGIYDKESALKKIMSLNAFDDGNSRSNILWWIHSITGVKGDNKQNNLPV
- the LOC107406341 gene encoding proline-rich receptor-like protein kinase PERK8 is translated as MASTSPSPNSSPSAVPPTSTASSPPSPPSSSPPPPSNPSSTSPPPSTSQPTQTSDPPVASTPPPQSPSPPTLPASPPPSPPQSSEPPTSPPPSPPASPPPSPPASAPPPSTPASAPPPSPPTSSPPPPAPPDAAPPPSPPASPPPAPAAATPPTPDLSPPPPSRDSPTPKASPTPPAVTPPPPETVSPSPPPPAKVPTPPSSNSPPPPKIVAPDKSPPAPVLPPPPTVSQSAPPPADTVPPGSTLPSPPPSDPSSSLPPPLSSPPAPPGNSSNPIPSPFPTIPTQKPTAKSTTNTNMTANSSSKGSGGLNTGGAVAIGIAVGFVVLSLLLMAVWFVQKQKKKRNKANGFGMPSPFASSQNSESLFLRPHSPAPRVASGSGSDFMYSPSEPGGVNNSKAWFTYEDLLQATDGFSTLNLLGEGGFGCVYKGILADGREVAVKQLKIGGGQGEREFRAEVEIISRVHHRHLVSLVGYCISEHQRLLVYDYVPNNTLHYHLHGEGRPVMDWATRVKVAAGAARGIAYLHEDCHPRIIHRDIKSSNILLENNFDARVSDFGLAKLALDSNTHVTTRVMGTFGYMAPEYATSGKLTEKSDVYSFGVVLLELITGRKPVDASQPVGDESLVEWARPLLAQALDNGDFEELADPRLEKNYLENEMFRMIEAAAACVRHSAVKRPRMGQVVRALDSLDDISDLSNGMKPGQSEVFDSAQQSAQIRMFQRMAFGSQDYSTEYFNQSHSSWRSREHSDQTQSNRTSREQGNKSTVINIIDLGYGTTTEKQS